The genomic stretch CCAAAGTACTTTAGCTCTTTCTGATGACCATAACTCTTGCAGCTGAGTGGATCAACGTTGTTTAACCTTTCACTCTTAACATCAGACATGTGGGCAGTCGCCATTCGAGTATTTTTGTATCACCAACAGGTTACAATTTCTAACTGATCATAGCACCAGATCATAATAATTGCACCGTATGCTCACATGATTTGGGTGCAACATACAGGTAAACTGGCTGTACTATCTAGCATTCGCAGTTGTGGCCATTGGACTGATCATCTACTCACTGAAGTAAGTTTATTCAAGCCGTTCCAGATCAATCTGCACCTATGAAGAAATGTCACTCTCCCTAGAAACCTAACAAACCTTTGTAATATATGAAGTGAGAGTTCTTCAGGCGATGGAACAGCTGAAAGTACAGAAGCTGTAACTCAATATCAACAACTTCCAAGTGAGGATAACTCAAAAGGAAGTTGTTCTAATTTGGACGGTCAAGAAAGGAAGCAACAGGAGGAAGCTCACATCTGTTAGTGGGATCTACATATAACCAACCTCCCTGATAAATATGGCAAAATAAAATGTGCTTAGTGTACAATCTTGTGTGGTTCATGTATACGCAGAATTGATACTGCTTCAAGCCAAGATTATTTTGTTTTAGCATAGcatcagtgtttttttttttgtaagaaaTAGTCCTGTAAATAGTGCATCTTGGCAACAAAGGAATCAAAATGAACAATAAGGTGAAGTTCCAGCATTCACTTACTAAAACTTCTTCATGAATTGTCGGTCATACACAAAAAATCCTCATTGATCCTCCATGGGAATCAAAGTAGCATCAACCAAACCAAGAGAACGGAAAAAGAGTAAACAGTGCACAAATCGAAAATGAGCTGCAACAACAATTTTCTTATTGAGCTTGCGCTTTCACATGCTTTGAAGTAAGTCCGGCTGCTCATCAGTAACTCCATGTTGAGACTTCTATCGTGTTTAGGGATGAGGAGAAGTTTGACTGATATATATCATACTGGGTGGCAAAAGAGCTATGCCATCTGCAGATATAGGGTTTTCTTTCATCTAACAAACTGTTGTTTCCACTAACTTTTTGTACTCTGTAATGGAATGATAAGTTGTAGCAGTCCGCTGCGCACCTCAGACATCAGTTTGCCGTAATGCATCTTGGAGCCTCTATCCAGAGTTTAAAAATCCATAGTACGGGCTTTCATTTGTTAGCATCAGCTGTACAACTTGAAACATGACATCAACGTCAAGTTCCAGTCAGAAATTGAATCCAACCTAGCAACCATCTCTCGTCACTTTCATTGCCTGTAATCACATTATGGGAGACACGGATCAGGCTGGCGTCGCTCAAATTTACCGGAGAGATAAAGAGAGATGTTGAAATGCCTCGAACCATCAACATTGCCTCTGCCGTGCCGTTTGTGCGAAGTTTTCTTACATTGTTGTTCTGGACGTGGTGACATTGCTCTGTGTGCGTGTGTGAAACGCATGTACCTCCATTCATGCTAGACTTTGTCAGGGTCACTTTCATCAGCCGTACTTGCAAATCTGTAGCATCACAGGGTAATCTTTTTGAGCTTTCAGTTGCTCGGTAGCTTGGCTCATTTACCTTTCTAATTCATGATCTTTCTACATGCTGCAGCTGATCTGGACATCACAACATTTATTTTtctagaaaataaaaacaaaatatttcCTACCGTTTCAATATTTGACATGCACTTCATATTAAGCGGTGGGACCATACCCTGATCAAAGAAGAACCAGTCCAGTATTACACTTACCTTGTATTATTACGATTATTGTCTATGAAGCGGCCGGACAAGCTGCTGAGCTAAGAAATCTATTTGCTTTTTTCTTGCAGAAAATATCCGAAAATCAATTAGCCACCAGCTATGCTCACGAGTCACGCCATGGTGTATTCGAGGTCGGCATTACCAACAACTGTCGGTCCAGTATTACACCTTGTAttttttctgcaaaaaaaaagagaatactTTGTATCTCCATTCATGCTACACTTTATTACAGCCACTTTCATCAGTTATATTTCCAAATCTGCAGCATCACACGGTAAATACTTTTGATCTTTCAGTTGCTCGGTAGCTTGGCTCATTTGCCTTGGTAATTCTTGATCTTTCTAGCGGCTGCAGCTGATCTAATATCAAAACATTTCTTTTtccagaaaagaaaaacaaaatatttccTAAGGATTCAACATTTGGCATGCATTTCCTATAAAGCGGTGGGGCGTACCACTGATCTAAGAAGAACCATATATATGCCTGTACACATGTAACAGAAGACACCAAGAGCCAACCACTACCAGCCCAGTATTACACTTACCTTACGATTGTGTATGAAGCGGCCAGACAAGCTTGCTGAGCTAAGAAATCTATTTTCTTTTTTATTgcggaaaatatccaaaaatcaaTTAAGCACCAGCTATGATCAGAGCATGGTGTATTCCAGGTCAGCAGTACCTTGTATCATAAAAGGGCAAGGAGTCTTTTTTTCATCAAGACCACAGAACGCTGAGAGGACGGCGTGTACCTTATTTTGCTGATCTAGCTCTCACTCACCACACGCAAGGTTTCCTTGGCCTTGTCTCCATGGAAATCAAGGGGGGCACATGGAGGATGctgttccttctcctccttgGACAGCTAGTCTCCTTCTCCCTGGCAATCTGCAACTTCATCACTTCTGTTATTTCTAATCACGGTAACAAAGTACTCATCTTCCTCACAGGGTTAATCCATCGCACCGCCACTTCGTACAAGATGATAAAAAATCTTTGATCCCACCTTTCACTTGCAGGAGTTGATGCACCACTGACGCAGTCGTTCTTCTCGTACATGTTGTTGGCGCTGGTTTATGGACCAATTCTCCTGCGGCGGCGACAAACGTTACTGGTGACAATAGCTACACAAATGATGAATTTTGGAAGGTTACCAATGGTTCATGTATGGATCACTGGTTTCTTTCTCATCTTTGCAGATACCGTGGTATTGGTACCTCCTGTTGGTCCTTATCGATGTCGCAGGAAACTGTCTTAGTAAGTAAACCATGCATGAAATAAGTTGAAAACTCTGAATCACCAATCGGCTGTAGTGTAGATATGTCATCGCTGTTTACCTCATGTTGCAGCTATAAAGGCGTACCAATACTCATACATCACCAGCATAACCTTGTTGAGCTGCTGCACCATTCCATGGGTCATGATCCTTACCAGGTTTGCACTAGGCGCAAGATATTCTTTCTGGCAATTTGTAGGAGCAGGAACCTCGGTGGCAGGACTTGCCGTGGCAATTATGTCAGATTCCGATTCCCCAGATGTGCAAGGTAAGTACCTAGGGATCAGAGTGTCAATTACAATTCAAGGATATATTTACGCAacagaacatttatttagtagacaaGTACGCCAACAAAACTTCCTGATACAAGATGACAAGAAAAAAACAGAATATGTATGGGTAGATTTTTTGATAAGCGGCAATATATATCGAACTAATACCAATTACAACCGGTCTCTGCAACAACAAAATGTCAAGAAACTAGTCGAGACATCgatgatgcacacaaccaaaaatataaaaataacatGTCACCCACTTGGGTAAAAAAACACGTTTAGCAACCTCATGAGGAGGAAACGTATTTGTATTAAAAAAGAGCATGTCTGGTTACTATAACAAAGTTAACATGAAAATCAAAATATTTAAATAATAACTCAGTTTTTTGCAGATGTTAGTAAAATACCTCTTTTGGGGGATGCCATTGCCATTGCCGGGACACTTTGTTTTGCCTTTAGCAATGTCGGAGAGGTTGTTAAATCACATTCCATAATTTCTTCCATCGCCAATAGCAATGTCGATATAAATTATCATGCTTTATAAAAAGAATTTTAATTGCCTTCCATGTGTAGGAATACTGTGTCAAGAAGAAAGACAGAATTGAATATCTTGCAATGCTTGGAATATTTGGGATGCTTGTCACTGGAATTCAGTTGTATCCTTTCCATAATACCATTACTGAAAATGGCATAATTGAGGTACCACGTATTTACTTTCTGTTGTTCTTTCATTGCTTGAACTATCACCACAGTCTTCCGGCAAATATTTCAGTCTATGTTCTTCAAGCAAACTTCACGTTTCCGTACATAAGTAAACCTTAGAACACTGTTTGAGAGGAAGAAAATAGACGCAGTTAATTGGTCTCCAACAATGGTAAGATAATTAATTTCATTGACCTGTAGTAACTTCATGTCAGTGCTTATTGACTAGATCAAGAATATAACTAACGCCCTACATTTAATATATCTCCAGATAGGCTTGTTCGCAGGATTTGCGGCAGTATTTTTGGTGTTCAGAACCACTGCTCCTTTTGTTATTAAGGTTAAGGTTCCTCAACCTGTTTAGTCCTATTTTCTACTTTTAGTCTTTTCTAGGAAGGAAAAACTCCCCCTGTTGGAACTCAAAGGTATAAAAAGGGATGGTATCATTTGGTTATGCAGATAACAGTTCGCAACTCATCAACAAGTACTAGTTCT from Lolium rigidum isolate FL_2022 chromosome 4, APGP_CSIRO_Lrig_0.1, whole genome shotgun sequence encodes the following:
- the LOC124707534 gene encoding solute carrier family 35 member F2-like; this translates as MEIKGGTWRMLFLLLLGQLVSFSLAICNFITSVISNHGVDAPLTQSFFSYMLLALVYGPILLRRRQTLLIPWYWYLLLVLIDVAGNCLTIKAYQYSYITSITLLSCCTIPWVMILTRFALGARYSFWQFVGAGTSVAGLAVAIMSDSDSPDVQDVSKIPLLGDAIAIAGTLCFAFSNVGEEYCVKKKDRIEYLAMLGIFGMLVTGIQLTLFERKKIDAVNWSPTMIGLFAGFAAVFLVFRTTAPFVIKMSGATLFNLSLLTTDVWAVAVRIFFYHQQVNWIYYIAFSIVAIGLVIYSVNESSSDDDIVASTTEQATQYEQLSRE